A genomic segment from Manduca sexta isolate Smith_Timp_Sample1 chromosome 13, JHU_Msex_v1.0, whole genome shotgun sequence encodes:
- the LOC115445492 gene encoding uncharacterized protein LOC115445492, translating to MTDIKVLRRKRGSCKARLTIFATYLSQLTDSELNPDQVLELQLRVDRLGELFDQFNDIQTQLECLSDNLDEELIERSAFESEYYARFAQAKNRLTVTKADEDDFKTTNSSSKRKVAQLPTINLPIFSGSYENWLAFRDTFISLIHKDDDIDEINKFHYLKTSLEGSAADVIQSVDFSAENYLLAWDLLCGRFDNKRLLLQNHDSAIFDLDPLMKESSNNLKSMIDQINKHIRACEKLGEPVNSWDTLLIHLFSHKLDARTFREWEVYKKRLDKSKSILFKQFMEFMQERADFIETLERAQLSKTKNT from the coding sequence ATGACCGACATCAAAGTTCTTCGGCGGAAACGAGGCAGCTGTAAAGCTCGATTAACAATTTTTGCGACCTACTTATCCCAGTTGACGGATTCGGAACTGAACCCCGACCAAGTATTGGAGTTACAATTGCGCGTCGATAGGTTAGGAGAATTGTTTGACCAATTTAATGATATTCAAACTCAGCTTGAATGTTTATCTGATAACTTAGATGAAGAATTAATTGAAAGATCTGCTTTTGAATCGGAATACTATGCACGATTTGCCCAGGCAAAGAATAGGCTAACTGTTACGAAAGCGGATGAAGATGATTTCAAAACAACAAACAGTAGTTCAAAGCGTAAGGTCGCCCAATTGCCCACTAtcaatttaccaatattttcaGGTTCATATGAAAATTGGCTCGCATTTCGGGATACTTTCATTAGTTTAATCCACAAAGATGACGACATcgacgaaattaataaatttcattatttaaagacATCATTGGAGGGGTCAGCTGCTGATGTTATCCAATCAGTGGATTTTAGTGCTGAAAATTACTTACTGGCGTGGGATCTTTTATGTGGTAGGTTTGACAACAAACGTTTGTTGCTTCAAAACCATGATTCGGCAATTTTTGACCTCGATCCACTAATGAAAGAGTCATCAAACAATTTGAAATCTATGATAgaccaaattaataaacatattcgaGCTTGTGAGAAATTAGGCGAACCTGTTAATAGCTGGGACACattgttaattcatttatttagtcACAAATTAGATGCAAGGACATTTCGTGAGTGGGAAGTGTATAAAAAGCGACTTGACAAATCTAAGTCCATTCTTTTTAAGCAGTTTATGGAGTTTATGCAAGAACGTGCAGACTTTATTGAGACATTAGAACGCGCTCAgctttctaaaactaaaaacacCTGA
- the LOC115445501 gene encoding uncharacterized protein LOC115445501: MHSSVVIFMVILSHALSSPIPYFDSDPLSPLTVVSDLNSRLVSHSKRLQGQDARLPLPTPQDLEAIKKVAQILVTLGQQVIPAIIGEPQTSTPTMVIDASNDPVNEKTALNNIMTTI, from the exons ATGCACTCGAGTGTTGTTATTTTCATGGTAATTTTGTCTCACGCACTGAGCAGTCCTATA ccCTATTTCGACTCAGATCCTCTATCCCCACTCACGGTGGTATCTGACCTAAACTCGCGTCTGGTGTCGCACTCCAAGCGGCTGCAAGGTCAGGATGCTCGGTTGCCTTTGCCCACGCCCCAGGACTTGGAAGCCATCAAGAAAGTCGCTCAGATCCTCGTAACCTTGGGACAACAG GTCATACCAGCAATAATAGGCGAGCCCCAGACAAGCACGCCGACAATGGTGATAGATGCGTCCAATGATCCCGTCAACGAGAAGACAGCTTTAAACAACATAATGACTACCATATAA